Within Paenibacillus sabinae T27, the genomic segment AAATCCGTCCTCTCCCAAGAAGTCGTAGCTTTACTCTCGCCTACTATGCAGCTTGCAATCAATCGTGGTCTCCGCATGGATAAGAAGTGGGTATATCTTTCCGATAGTCCAATCTTTACTATGCAGCTCAATCGCATGTTCCGGAATCAAGTTGAGTATAAAGAAACGTATGAAGAGGCTTATACCTATTTTGTTTCTTAGTTTCATGTAAAAAACAGATGACCTTTATCACTCCGGGCAGCCGCACGCTATTGCGGATTGTTCGGAGTTTTTATTTCGACAAGTTGGGCCGGGATGAACGGTATAGGTATATCCACCAAGAGAACGGCCAACATGCAGACGGTCTGTATACTGGCCGATTAGGGTCTGGAACTAATACGTGTTAAGCTCCAGCTGATGCTGAACGATACGCACGATATCGGCGATGTAATCGCCTATTATCGGCAGATTAAGCGCCCCCAGCACCTGAAGCACATAAATGATCGTCGCCGCAAAAAAAGTAAACCCGATGGCGATTCCGACGCCGCGCGCAGTCCCTGCCAGCACATTCAGCCATATAAGCCGCCATGGGGAATAGAGCAGCTCCGTATACTCGGAGATTCTGGATTTTTCCATCCGCTGCGCCCAGTCGGTCGCCAGCCGGTATATGCGGTTTATTTTTTCCTTATCGCCTGGTTCGGGCGGCTCTCCTCCACGCTCCAGCGGTTTCCAAGAGGTCAGGCTTTCCTTCCGATATGTCCCGCGATCCGGGTCCTCCTTCATCCTGCGGCTCCCTCCGTCCTTTAGCGCCTTAACGTAAGACGAGCCCGGCTTAGGAGAGACATCTGTCTCCCTTTCGCTCGGGACTCGTCTTTGTGCGCCGAAATATTCTGGCAGGACATGCCTTGGCGGAACGCCTGCGTTTATACTTCTGACACTAGTATATGCACTTTACGGACGGGACATGCGCCGCCACTTGCTTTAATCCAAGCTTTAACCGATTACGATGCCGATCGTTTTGCCGCCGATATCCACCGTTTCAGGGGCATGATTGCCGCTAAAACCAATCGTCGTAACCAGTACATTCTCACGAAGGACATTCTCGAACGCCGTAACGGCCGCTTTCAGCTCATCATCGACACTCAGGGTCAGCGCAACGCGCTTGTCGATCGGCAGGTCAAGGCGTTTGCGGTAATCCTGAACCGCCCGCACGATTTCACGCACCCAGCCCTCTTGTTCCAGCTCCGGCGTGATTTCCGTATTCAGCGCGACTGTAATTCCGTAACCGGATGCGGACGCAAAGCCCGGCTTGGCCTGCTTGTCGACCAGCAGTTCGTCTGCGGTGATTTGCAGTTCTTCGCCTTCCGGAGAGGTGACGGCCACCTTGCCGCTTTGAACCGCTTCGCGGGTAGCGCCGCTGTCCATCGATTTCAGGAAGCCCTGGATGAAGCCGACGTTTTTGCCGTATTTTTTGCCTGCGACCTTCAGGTTCAGCTTCAGGGTAAAATCAACAAAGCCGCTGTCGCTCGTCTCCAGCACGATGGACTTGACATTGATCTCGTCCTTGATGATCTCCTCATAATCCGCGACATTAAAGCTCTGGCTGATGGAAACGATCAGCTCGGAAAGCGGCTGACGCGTCTTGATTCCGGTCTCGTTGCGGACGTTCCGCGCCAGCTCAACGATGTTACGGGCGCTTTCCATATCCTGCTCAAGCGTAAGGTCGATCAGGCTCTCGTCGGCTGCCGGGTAATCCGCCAAATGCACGCTTTCTCCGCCGCCCAGGTTGACGAAAATATCCTCCGCCAGCATAGGCATGAAAGGAGCGACAATCTTCGCCGTCGTCAGTAACACATGCGTCAGCGTACGGTAAGCGTCCAGCTTCTCCTCTCCTAGCCCGCTGCCCCAGAAACGGTCGCGGGAACGACGGATATACCAGTTGCTCAGCTCGTCGATAAAGTTCTCGATCGCTTTGGACGAGTTAACGAAGTCATTGACCGCAAGCCCTTTATCCACAACCAGGATCAGGCTGTTCAGCCGGGACAGAATCCAGCGGTCCAGCTTGTGAGAAGACAGCTTGAACGGATGCTCCGCCGGATCGTAGCCGTCAATTCCCGCATACAGCGTCAAGAACGCGTGGGTGTTCACCAGCGTATCGACGACCTTAGACTTGCTCTCGCCCACCAGCCCACGGGAGAAGCGCTTGTTGTTCCACGGCGCGCTGTCGGCCAGGATCGCCCAGCGGAACGCGTCGGTGCCGTATTCGTTCATGATATCCCAAGGGTTGATGACATTGCCCTTCGATTTGGACATCTTCTGGCCGTTCTCGTCGAGGATATGGCCCGTAGCGATAACCGCCTTGTAAGGCGCTTTGCCTTTGAACAGCGTCGACACCGCAAGCAAGCTGTAGAACCAGCCGCGCGTCTGGTCGATGCCTTCGCAGATCATGTCCGCAGGATATTGTTCCTCCAGCTTATCCGCGTTCTCGAACGGATAGTGGCTTTGCGCAAAAGGCATCGAGCCGCTGTCGAACCACACGTCGATCACTTCAGAGGTCCGCACCATTTCCGCGCCTTCTTTGAACGGGCTGCGCAGGCGGATGTTATCCACATACGGCTTATGCAGCTCGATATCTTCAGGTACATCGCCAATTGCCATTTCCCGAAGCTCGGCGATGCTGTGCGGCGCGAACTCTTTGCCCGTCTCCTGGCAGACCCATACGTTCAGTGGAGTGCCCCAGTAGCGGTTGCGGCTGATGTTCCAGTCCACCAGTTCATCCAGAAACTTGCCGAACCGGCCTTCGCGGACATGGCCTGGATACCAGTTGACGCCATTGTTGTTCGCGATCAGCTGATCCTTGATCGCTGTCGTATTGATAAACCAGCTGTCTGTCGCATAGTACAGAAGCGGTGTATCGCAGCGCCAGCAGAACGGATAGCTGTGCTCGTATTTTTCCTTGCCATACAGCAGGCCCTTCTCCGACAGCGCCTTGACGATATCCAGGTCGCAGTCTTTCACAAAGCGTCCGGCAAAATCAGTAACCGTATCGGTATATTTACCCGACGTATCCACCACGTTCACGAAGGTGATGCCGTTCTCGCGGCAGGCCTTGTAGTCGTCCTCGCCATGGGCCGGCGCCATATGCACGATCCCCGTACCGCTGGCATCCGTCACAAAAGAAGCTCCGACGATCAGATTGCTTCTCTCTGCCTGGATGTAGCTGAACGGGGGCTGGTACGTTTTGCCAACCAGATCGGAGCCTTTCAGCTCGGACAACACCGTATGCTCGCCCTTAGCCACTTCTTCGACCAGATTCTTGGCCATGATGTAGACGCCGTCCTCCTGCTGCACCCGCACATAATCCATGTCCGGATTAACCGCGAGCGCCATATGCGCCGGAAGCGTCCAAGGCGTCGTCGTCCAGGCCAGCACATATTCGCCGCTGTCGTCCAGCTTGAACTTGGCCGTGGCGCTCAGGTCCTTGACCGTCTTGTACCCTTGAGCTACTTCATGCGAGCTGAGCGTCGTCTGGCAGCTTGGACAGTAAGGGCTGACGCGGTGGCCGCGGTACAAAAGTCCTTTCTCATGAACCGTTGCAAGGATGTTCCATACGCTCTCGATGTAGGTATTGTTCAGGGTAACGTAAGGATTATCTAGATCGGTCCAATAGCCGATCGCTTCTGTAAATTCGCGCCACTGCTTCTCGTAGCCGAAGACGCTGTCTTTACATTTCTTGATGAATTTCTCGACGCCATAGGCTTCGATCTCCTGCTTGCCGGAGATTCCGAGCTGCTTCTCTACGCCAAGCTCGACCGGCAGACCGTGGGTATCCCAGCCGGCCTTCCGCACAACGCGGTAACCCTTCATCGTCTGGTAGCGGCCGATAAAGTCTTTGATTACGCGGCCAAGCACGTGCCCGATATGCGGAGCGCCGTTTGCGGTCGGCGGACCTTCGTAGAATACATAGTTGGGCTTGCCTTCACGGTATTCGATTGATTTACGGAACGTATTCTCTTCGTTCCATTTCTTTAAGATGCGGACGTCTCTGTCCCGCGCCTTTTCTTTGATGTCTACTTTTTGCATGGAATCCATTCCTCTCGTGGTTTTGTCTTAAAACCGTTTTCGATCCCCCTAAATCCCCCTTAGCCAAGGGGGACCCCGAGGGCCCGCCCTCTGGACACCCGGAAGTTTGCCTGGGCCCAGGGCAGCGGCGGGTTTAAGGTTAATTTTGCTGTAGGCCCGCTTGCCGCAAGCGGCCGCTCCACGTTGGCACCCGAGCCGCGATCCCGCTAGGGCAGCACTCGCGAGGGGCCTCGGCGGGCGGGGCTCAGCCGCCCGCACCGGGGTTGCCCGGGGTACCCGAGCCGCGACCCCGTCAGGGCAGCTCTTGCGAGGGGCCACTGGAGGCCGGGGCGCAGCCGCCCGCGTCCACTGCGCCGCTGTAAAGGCCCCTCGCGGCGTCCCCGTCAGGGGATGCCGCGAGGAAGGGCCGCTCCACCGCCAACTGCCGCTCCCGTCCGCCAAGCCCCCGCACCTCTCCAACCCTTGCGGGTGTCCAGAGGGTGCAACCCTTGGGGTCCCCCTTGTTAAGGGGGATTTAGGGGGATCGCCGTCCCAAAAATAATAAACGCCCCGCCCCCAAAGGGGCGAGGCGACGCTCGCGATACCACCCTAATTCCGCGCAAACCCCTGCCGAATAAACGGTCAAAGATCATACGTGATCTCAGCTCCCGCGCAATTACGCAGGTCCGGTATAACGTCCGGGAGACGGCTCGCCTTACGCACGACACAAGGTTCGTTTCAGGTTCGCTTCTTGGGGAGGATATTCCGGCATGGTTTGACCATCGGCTTTCAGCAATCGCCGACTCTCTGGGGATCGTTGCCATGACGTACTGTTCCCGTCATCGAATACAATATAAATTGTTACAGATATGTTCTAGTTATAGCTTCTTTAACGATAAAAGTCAACAGGCCAGGGTCTTTGCCTCAAAATACTTCTTCGCGGACCTCGCGGCTCTCCAGTGCGTCCCAATCGTCCTGGGACAACAGCTCAAGCTGAGCTTCCACCAGCGTCCGGAACCGGGTACGGTAGATAGAGGCTTGCTTGCGGAGCTCTTCGGTCTCAATAGCAATTTTGCGGGATTTGGAAAGCGCCTCGTTAATAATGCGGTCGGCGTTCTTCTCCGCTTCCTTGATAATGAGCTGCGACTCTTTCTTGGCGTTGTTCTTCACTTCGTCGGCAGCTTCCTGGGCTACAATAATGGTCTTCGACAAAGTGTCTTCGATGTTCGTAAAATGGTCCAGACGCTCCTGCAGGGTCAGAAGCTGATTACTAAGCTCCTTGTTCTCCCGGATGACGCTCTCGTAATCCTTAATAACCTGATCGAGAAACTCATTGACCTCGTCCTCATCATAACCTCGGAGCCGCCGGGCAAACTCCTTGTTATGTATATCGAGCGGCGTTAATGGCATGCTGTGCACCTCCTAGAAATTTCGGGCCTCTTCCGCCCAGCCGTCACTTCATCTTTCAGGATGAAGAAGGAAATCTGAAAAACAAGCCAGCTTAGGACAAGTCAAGCGGCCCATTTTTTCCGTGACTGTCTGAGATTTCGCCTCTTCTAAAACTATCGGCGTCCAGCTCCACAAATGTTAGCTGCCCTTAGAGTTAATCAATTTCGACAAGCCGACTGAAATTCCTGCAAGAAATTTATACAAATTTGCCGACCCGGACCCGGTATCGGGCTTTTTTTGTCAGTCCGCCGACCTCCAGCACTTTAAAGCGGCCAAAGCCCTGAACCGAAACGACATCGCCATCTTTCAGATGGAATGAAGGATCTTCCTCCACCTTCCAGTTCACCCGGACGCGTCCGGCCTTGATGGGAACGAGAATTTTGCTCCGGCTGAGCCGGCACACATCCGACGCAATGCCGTCGAGCCGCAGGGAAGATACCGTAAGCTCCATCGTTTCCAGCTTGACCTCGGCTCGCCGCAGCTCCGATACCGGCAGCACCTCTACCGTGACGGGAGCGCGGCCGACACTGCTCATATGCAGGGCCAAATAATCGGCGATATCCGACGTCACAACGGCATGGCAGCCGTCCTCCAGAACGTGGATATCGCCGATTTTGCTGCGCTTGATTCCGAGACCTAGCAGGGAACCCATATAATCCCCATGCTCCAGCTTCGGCAGATTCTGCTCCGCCGGTGCTATGCTTAGCACCTTCAGTCCCAGCTCTTCATCTTCCAAGTCACGGTAATCGGGAGCAATCAGCGCTCTCCGCCGTTCCGCTTCTTCGTGGCCGCCATCCCATTTGACCTTCACATCCGGCTCACGGTTCGCGAGCGAATGCAGAATATAGCCCTGCCGCGGGTCGAGGAAATCCGTCAGCTTCAGCTCATGATACCGGACCGCATTCTCTACCCACTCATAGGCCCTGTCCACAAATTGCCGCTCGTCAGGGTGAAAATGACCGTAAATGTCCTGTTTCATGCTTAACCCATCAGGTAAAACAGCACGGACCGGAGTCCGTTCACCGCAAGCTCCAGCACAAGCAGCGCCACAACCGGCGAAAAATCGATGGTTCCGAACAAAGGCGGAATAATTTTGCGGAACGGCGTCAAGTAAGGCTCAACCAGCTTGCCGAGCAGCTCCCCAATAAAGTTATCACGCACATTCGGCAGCCAGGACATCAGCACGTAGAATAGGATCATGTAGAAGTAAATATTGAAAAGAATGTTAATTATAGAATCAATTTGGGACAAAGCCCGTTCACCTCATTCTGTTATAGTCTTGGTCGTCGGCGAGAATTTCCGAGATGGTGCCTTGAATTTCTACGGTATCAGGTGTGCAGAGGAAGATATTTCCGCCAATTTTGGAGATGCCTCCGCCCAGGGCGTACACCGTTCCGCTCAAAAAATCGATAATCCGCATCGCCTGATCGTTCCGGACCCGCTGCAAATTGACAACGACGGTGCGGTGCGACCGGAGATGGTCGGCGATTTCCTGGGCTTCGTCGTACGAACGAGGCTCGTACAGCACGACTTTGACATTTTTCTGCTGATGGATGCTGACGACATTCCCGACCCGCTGGTTCTTGCGGGTTTCTACAGGACTGGGCGCATAATCTTCCTCCTCATGCTGGCCCAGCTGTTCATGCTCGACAATCTCCTCTTGTTCCTGCAATCCCAAAAAGCTCATAAAGCGGTTCATGACACCCATTATGATTCCTCCTCATGGCCTACCAATACCGTCCCCAGGCGCACCCAGGTGGCTCCTTCTTCAATCGCCACTTCAAAATCATTCGACATGCCCATCGACAGCTCCGTCAACGGCTCCGGCGTCAGCCCCATGCCGTTAAGCTTGTCCCGCAGTTCGCGGAGACCGCGAAATACCGGCCGCGTAAGCTCGGGGTCTTCCTCATGCGGTGCCATAGTCATAAGTCCGACGATCTTAAGCCGATTAAATCCCGAAATTTCACGTAAAAAATCCGGAACAGCTTCCGGATTCAGGCCAAACTTGGACTCTTCTCCGGAAATGTTCACCTGAAGGAATACGTTCACGTCCACTCCGGCCGCCTCCGCCTTCCGCTGCAGTTCGCGGGCCAGCGACAAGCGGTCCAGTGAATGGATATATTGAAATTTGCCAATGATATCCTTCACCTTGTTGGTCTGTAAATGGCCGATAAAATGCCATACTCCCTGACTGCCAAGCGCTTCCCATTTGCGCTCGGCATTCTGCCAGCGATTCTCGCCGATATCTGTAAGACCGGAAGCCAGCACGGCGGCTGTCATCTCCGGCGACACATACTTGGTCACCGCAATGATCCTGACTTCCGTTGCTTTCCGTCCGCCTTTGGCGCACGCGCGTTCAATGCGCCGGCTGACTTCGGCTATTCGTTCCTGCAATGTCGAGGACAACGGTCAACTCTCCTTTTTTACTCAAGACAGACTTCATTCATTTCCGGGGTCCCCGCAAAGTACCTGAGTAAACCTCGAAGTCTAGGCCCCACTTTGTGGGGATGATATTCCGATCCAGCTCGCCATTCTTCCCGTCACCCCGTTTTCCTTGCGGTAGGAGAAGAACAAATCAGGGCTGCAGCTTGTACACCAACTTGTACATTCGATATGTGTCGGCAATATTCCTGCTTTTATCATAATGCGTCGGTTCAATTCTTTCAAGTTGAGCATCATTTTGCCAATATGCGCTGTCGAAGGGCTGTACAGGCTTTCCCCGGATTCCTCATCCCGGATGAGGCTCTCCTCCAGCCTGCGCACATGGTCCATGACGAAATCGTCCACCTCGTAGCAGCAGGCGCCGATGCTTGGACCGATCGCTGCCCGGATATCCTCCTTGCGGCTGCCGTAGACGGCTTCCATCCTCCCTGCCATGGACAAAGCAATTTCCGCCACCGTCCCTTTCCAGCCCGCATGAGCCAGGCCGACGGCTCCCGTTACCGGATCATGGAAATAGAGCGGAACGCAATCCGCGTAGAACGAAGCAAGCAGCACGCCGGGCACATCGGTCAGAAGTCCGTCCGTATCGGCAAACGCCGTGGACCGTTCCAGACTGCCCCGTCCCTTGTCATCCGCCGTCACAACCGCGATTTCCGAGCCGTGCACCTGCTCCCCGCATGTCCAGTCTTCTAACGAAAAGCCGAGACTCTCGGCTACAAGCTTGCGGTTCTTAATGACATCCTCCGGGATGTCGCCTACATGAAAAGCGCAGTTCAGGCTGTCGTAAGGCGTTCGGCCTGCTCCCCCGGCCCGTCCGGTAAATCCGGCGGTTATTTTCGAATCCGGGTTCGTCCACGGCTCAAGGCTGAACAGCGCCGGACTCCCGCTTTTTTGCACAAAAGGTTCCATTCTCTCACCCCGCCTTCAAGTGTACCACAAGATCGCCCGGTGAAGTCTAGCGCCGGCCTTTGCGTTACGGATGCAAAAAGAAAGCGCAGCGTTCAGTACGTGCGCCGTTCATTTCTTTCTTCCCGCTGGAGCACAAGGATTTCACGTTCTTCCGCCTCCAGTGAAGGCCGGGGCTCCACCATTTTCACCAGCACGACATCCGAACCGATCTTCACAATATTCCGCCATGGAATGACGAGATCGGCTCCTCCGCCGAACAGACCCATAAACCTCGTATAGCCCGGAACGATAATGGCATCGATCACCCCGCGCCGCAAATCCAACTCCAGATCACTGACCTGACCGAGACGCCTGCCGTCGACAATATTAATTACATCCTTGGCCTGAAAGTCGGATATTTTCATTTTTTTGCCCGAAGCCGTTGTTTCCTGATTCATATGGCGCCACCTCTGTAAGTTCAAACGTACAACTAAGT encodes:
- a CDS encoding RNA-binding protein, which codes for MKQDIYGHFHPDERQFVDRAYEWVENAVRYHELKLTDFLDPRQGYILHSLANREPDVKVKWDGGHEEAERRRALIAPDYRDLEDEELGLKVLSIAPAEQNLPKLEHGDYMGSLLGLGIKRSKIGDIHVLEDGCHAVVTSDIADYLALHMSSVGRAPVTVEVLPVSELRRAEVKLETMELTVSSLRLDGIASDVCRLSRSKILVPIKAGRVRVNWKVEEDPSFHLKDGDVVSVQGFGRFKVLEVGGLTKKARYRVRVGKFV
- the pgeF gene encoding peptidoglycan editing factor PgeF; this encodes MEPFVQKSGSPALFSLEPWTNPDSKITAGFTGRAGGAGRTPYDSLNCAFHVGDIPEDVIKNRKLVAESLGFSLEDWTCGEQVHGSEIAVVTADDKGRGSLERSTAFADTDGLLTDVPGVLLASFYADCVPLYFHDPVTGAVGLAHAGWKGTVAEIALSMAGRMEAVYGSRKEDIRAAIGPSIGACCYEVDDFVMDHVRRLEESLIRDEESGESLYSPSTAHIGKMMLNLKELNRRIMIKAGILPTHIECTSWCTSCSPDLFFSYRKENGVTGRMASWIGISSPQSGA
- a CDS encoding YggT family protein, which gives rise to MSQIDSIINILFNIYFYMILFYVLMSWLPNVRDNFIGELLGKLVEPYLTPFRKIIPPLFGTIDFSPVVALLVLELAVNGLRSVLFYLMG
- a CDS encoding YlmC/YmxH family sporulation protein; translated protein: MNQETTASGKKMKISDFQAKDVINIVDGRRLGQVSDLELDLRRGVIDAIIVPGYTRFMGLFGGGADLVIPWRNIVKIGSDVVLVKMVEPRPSLEAEEREILVLQREERNERRTY
- a CDS encoding DivIVA domain-containing protein, yielding MPLTPLDIHNKEFARRLRGYDEDEVNEFLDQVIKDYESVIRENKELSNQLLTLQERLDHFTNIEDTLSKTIIVAQEAADEVKNNAKKESQLIIKEAEKNADRIINEALSKSRKIAIETEELRKQASIYRTRFRTLVEAQLELLSQDDWDALESREVREEVF
- the ileS gene encoding isoleucine--tRNA ligase produces the protein MQKVDIKEKARDRDVRILKKWNEENTFRKSIEYREGKPNYVFYEGPPTANGAPHIGHVLGRVIKDFIGRYQTMKGYRVVRKAGWDTHGLPVELGVEKQLGISGKQEIEAYGVEKFIKKCKDSVFGYEKQWREFTEAIGYWTDLDNPYVTLNNTYIESVWNILATVHEKGLLYRGHRVSPYCPSCQTTLSSHEVAQGYKTVKDLSATAKFKLDDSGEYVLAWTTTPWTLPAHMALAVNPDMDYVRVQQEDGVYIMAKNLVEEVAKGEHTVLSELKGSDLVGKTYQPPFSYIQAERSNLIVGASFVTDASGTGIVHMAPAHGEDDYKACRENGITFVNVVDTSGKYTDTVTDFAGRFVKDCDLDIVKALSEKGLLYGKEKYEHSYPFCWRCDTPLLYYATDSWFINTTAIKDQLIANNNGVNWYPGHVREGRFGKFLDELVDWNISRNRYWGTPLNVWVCQETGKEFAPHSIAELREMAIGDVPEDIELHKPYVDNIRLRSPFKEGAEMVRTSEVIDVWFDSGSMPFAQSHYPFENADKLEEQYPADMICEGIDQTRGWFYSLLAVSTLFKGKAPYKAVIATGHILDENGQKMSKSKGNVINPWDIMNEYGTDAFRWAILADSAPWNNKRFSRGLVGESKSKVVDTLVNTHAFLTLYAGIDGYDPAEHPFKLSSHKLDRWILSRLNSLILVVDKGLAVNDFVNSSKAIENFIDELSNWYIRRSRDRFWGSGLGEEKLDAYRTLTHVLLTTAKIVAPFMPMLAEDIFVNLGGGESVHLADYPAADESLIDLTLEQDMESARNIVELARNVRNETGIKTRQPLSELIVSISQSFNVADYEEIIKDEINVKSIVLETSDSGFVDFTLKLNLKVAGKKYGKNVGFIQGFLKSMDSGATREAVQSGKVAVTSPEGEELQITADELLVDKQAKPGFASASGYGITVALNTEITPELEQEGWVREIVRAVQDYRKRLDLPIDKRVALTLSVDDELKAAVTAFENVLRENVLVTTIGFSGNHAPETVDIGGKTIGIVIG
- a CDS encoding YggS family pyridoxal phosphate-dependent enzyme, with protein sequence MSSTLQERIAEVSRRIERACAKGGRKATEVRIIAVTKYVSPEMTAAVLASGLTDIGENRWQNAERKWEALGSQGVWHFIGHLQTNKVKDIIGKFQYIHSLDRLSLARELQRKAEAAGVDVNVFLQVNISGEESKFGLNPEAVPDFLREISGFNRLKIVGLMTMAPHEEDPELTRPVFRGLRELRDKLNGMGLTPEPLTELSMGMSNDFEVAIEEGATWVRLGTVLVGHEEES
- a CDS encoding DUF5665 domain-containing protein, with the translated sequence MKEDPDRGTYRKESLTSWKPLERGGEPPEPGDKEKINRIYRLATDWAQRMEKSRISEYTELLYSPWRLIWLNVLAGTARGVGIAIGFTFFAATIIYVLQVLGALNLPIIGDYIADIVRIVQHQLELNTY
- a CDS encoding cell division protein SepF; protein product: MGVMNRFMSFLGLQEQEEIVEHEQLGQHEEEDYAPSPVETRKNQRVGNVVSIHQQKNVKVVLYEPRSYDEAQEIADHLRSHRTVVVNLQRVRNDQAMRIIDFLSGTVYALGGGISKIGGNIFLCTPDTVEIQGTISEILADDQDYNRMR